The Vampirovibrio chlorellavorus genome has a segment encoding these proteins:
- a CDS encoding APC family permease, with amino-acid sequence MSQETPERQSSTLIPTLGWFSAACIVAGSMVGSGIFIVSADIARTLGTGGWLMAVWLFAGILTLLGAASYGKLAAYMPKAGGQYVFLKEAWGELPAFLYGWVLLTVIQTGFLAAVAVAFTKFLGVLIPAVSSVPVLPGLPFSAQSLLAVLVLFLLTAFNSTGIRNGAILQNVFTSLKVLALILLIAVGLAFGKNLTQVDWSLTLPAAQSTQGHWLTLFAFASVGALFSADAWNYVTFIGGEVKEPSKTLPKALILGTVTVVVLYLLANLAYLNLLPLSLIQSASEDRVATAAMNVVFPGAGVLLMAVIILISTFGCLNGMLLAGARVFYAMAKDGLLFAQFGQVHPKTHSPNFCLWVQFAWASGLALSGTYGQLLDYIVFSALIFYIVTMLGLLRLARRLPDEVRMTRKRDFALPVAYIAGASFMAFFLLFGDFFTPDYRSRFQTDLWHTKFFTSLAGLALTALGWPVYALWKRYRSI; translated from the coding sequence GTGAGCCAGGAAACCCCGGAGCGGCAGTCATCGACACTGATTCCAACCCTGGGCTGGTTCTCGGCAGCCTGTATCGTGGCAGGTTCCATGGTGGGCTCCGGTATTTTCATTGTCTCCGCCGATATCGCCCGAACGCTGGGCACCGGCGGTTGGCTGATGGCCGTTTGGCTGTTCGCTGGTATCCTGACCCTTCTGGGGGCGGCCTCTTACGGGAAGCTGGCCGCCTATATGCCAAAAGCCGGTGGGCAATACGTCTTTCTGAAAGAAGCCTGGGGTGAATTACCCGCCTTTTTATACGGCTGGGTGTTGCTGACGGTCATTCAAACCGGCTTTTTGGCCGCCGTGGCCGTGGCCTTCACCAAGTTTCTGGGGGTGCTGATTCCCGCGGTGTCCTCCGTGCCCGTATTGCCCGGCCTGCCCTTTAGCGCCCAAAGCCTGCTGGCCGTGCTGGTGCTGTTTTTACTGACCGCCTTCAACAGCACGGGCATTCGCAACGGCGCCATCCTGCAAAACGTGTTCACCAGCCTGAAAGTGTTGGCCCTCATCCTGCTGATTGCTGTGGGGCTGGCCTTCGGTAAAAACCTGACCCAGGTCGACTGGTCGCTAACCCTGCCCGCCGCCCAATCGACGCAGGGCCACTGGCTGACCCTGTTTGCCTTTGCCTCGGTGGGAGCGCTCTTTTCCGCCGATGCCTGGAATTACGTCACCTTCATTGGCGGCGAGGTCAAAGAACCCTCCAAGACCCTGCCCAAAGCCCTGATTTTGGGTACGGTAACCGTGGTTGTCCTCTACCTGCTGGCCAATCTGGCGTATCTCAACCTGCTGCCCCTCTCCCTAATCCAGAGCGCCTCCGAGGATCGGGTGGCCACCGCAGCCATGAACGTGGTGTTTCCGGGCGCGGGCGTCCTGCTGATGGCCGTGATCATCCTGATTTCCACCTTTGGCTGCCTGAATGGCATGCTGCTGGCCGGGGCCCGGGTGTTTTACGCCATGGCCAAAGACGGCTTGCTGTTTGCGCAATTCGGGCAGGTGCATCCCAAAACCCATTCTCCCAACTTTTGCCTGTGGGTGCAGTTTGCCTGGGCCTCCGGCCTGGCCTTATCGGGCACCTACGGCCAGTTGCTGGATTATATTGTTTTCTCCGCCCTGATTTTCTACATCGTGACAATGCTGGGCCTGCTGCGTCTGGCCCGTCGGTTGCCAGACGAGGTGAGGATGACCCGCAAGCGGGATTTCGCCTTACCGGTGGCTTATATCGCCGGTGCCTCGTTTATGGCGTTTTTCCTGCTATTTGGTGATTTTTTCACCCCGGATTACCGGAGTCGTTTCCAGACCGATTTGTGGCACACCAAGTTTTTCACCAGCCTGGCAGGCTTGGCCCTGACCGCTCTGGGTTGGCCGGTCTACGCCCTCTGGAAGCGGTATCGCTCAATCTAG
- a CDS encoding DedA family protein, whose protein sequence is MEFFHTLIELVMAFIHNVIASLGYVGVALLMAIESANVPLPSEFIMPYAGFLVQQGKLNFHLAALAGAVGCVIGSIPSYFIGLFGGRSFLLKYGKWLLLSEHDLDEAERWVDKYGDLAFFICRMLPVVRTFISLPAGILQAHFYPFVLYTFIGSLIWCYGLVYVGVYFGENLEAFRAIWHKFDYAIIGLLVVLGVLYIWKHVKHIRQDQRKLAQQELAQAKRTGQES, encoded by the coding sequence ATGGAGTTTTTTCATACCCTGATCGAGCTGGTAATGGCTTTCATTCACAACGTCATCGCCTCCCTGGGCTATGTGGGCGTGGCCTTGCTGATGGCCATCGAATCGGCCAACGTGCCCCTGCCCAGCGAATTCATCATGCCCTACGCCGGGTTTCTGGTGCAGCAGGGTAAGCTGAACTTTCACCTGGCGGCTCTTGCTGGCGCGGTGGGCTGTGTCATTGGTTCCATTCCCTCCTACTTTATTGGCCTGTTCGGGGGACGCTCCTTCTTGCTGAAATACGGCAAGTGGCTGCTGCTCAGCGAACATGATCTGGATGAAGCGGAGCGTTGGGTGGACAAATACGGGGATCTGGCCTTTTTCATCTGCCGGATGCTGCCGGTGGTGCGCACCTTTATCTCCCTCCCCGCCGGGATTTTGCAGGCCCACTTTTACCCGTTTGTCCTCTATACCTTTATCGGCTCCCTGATCTGGTGCTACGGTCTGGTTTACGTGGGCGTCTACTTCGGGGAGAACCTGGAGGCCTTCCGGGCCATCTGGCACAAGTTCGATTACGCCATCATCGGCCTGCTGGTGGTGCTGGGCGTCCTGTACATCTGGAAGCACGTCAAACACATCCGCCAGGATCAGCGGAAATTGGCCCAGCAGGAACTCGCACAGGCCAAGCGCACCGGGCAGGAATCCTGA
- a CDS encoding inorganic phosphate transporter: MDFGPELLMLVAIIGLALIFDYINGFHDAANAIATLVATKVMTPRVAVMFGAIFNFAGALMSTEVAATIGKGIVDAPSITMPIVLCALIGGITWNLLTWWWGLPSSSSHALIGSLLGATFFGSRHGYEHISWETVLQKIVLPMFTSPLAGFVLGLLIMAGLTWLVFRVHLHRINWTFGKLQVVSAMFMALSHGNNDAQKSMGIIALALLTYSKMPGVHFPDWFFESGSDFHVPLWVIVSCASMIALGTLSGGWKIIHTLGNKMLKLQPIHGFAAETTASSIILAASHFGVPLSTTHVITSSIMGVGATKRLSAVKWGIVGNILWAWILTIPLTFLFSGALMIGINWLQTFGR; encoded by the coding sequence ATGGATTTCGGACCCGAACTGCTGATGCTGGTGGCCATTATTGGGCTGGCCCTGATTTTCGACTATATCAACGGCTTTCACGACGCGGCCAACGCCATCGCTACGCTGGTAGCCACCAAGGTCATGACCCCTCGGGTGGCCGTGATGTTTGGAGCCATCTTTAACTTTGCAGGCGCCCTGATGAGTACGGAAGTGGCGGCAACCATCGGCAAAGGCATTGTGGACGCCCCATCCATCACCATGCCCATTGTGCTGTGCGCCCTCATCGGCGGCATTACATGGAATCTGCTGACCTGGTGGTGGGGCTTGCCCAGCAGTTCTTCTCACGCCCTGATTGGCTCCTTGCTGGGAGCCACCTTTTTCGGCAGCCGTCACGGGTATGAACACATTTCCTGGGAAACCGTGCTGCAAAAAATCGTTCTGCCCATGTTCACCTCCCCGCTGGCGGGCTTTGTTCTGGGCTTACTGATTATGGCTGGGCTGACCTGGCTGGTCTTTCGGGTCCACCTGCACCGCATTAACTGGACCTTTGGCAAGTTGCAGGTGGTTTCGGCCATGTTTATGGCCCTCTCTCACGGCAACAACGATGCTCAGAAGTCCATGGGCATCATCGCTCTGGCCCTGCTAACGTATAGTAAAATGCCCGGCGTGCATTTCCCCGACTGGTTTTTTGAGTCAGGCTCGGATTTTCATGTGCCCCTGTGGGTCATCGTGTCCTGCGCCAGCATGATTGCTCTGGGCACCCTCAGCGGCGGCTGGAAGATCATCCACACCCTTGGCAACAAAATGCTGAAGCTGCAACCCATCCACGGGTTTGCCGCCGAAACCACCGCTTCCAGCATCATTCTGGCCGCCAGCCACTTTGGAGTCCCACTCAGCACCACCCATGTCATCACCTCATCCATTATGGGCGTGGGTGCCACCAAACGACTTTCTGCGGTAAAATGGGGCATCGTCGGTAATATTTTATGGGCCTGGATTCTTACGATTCCCCTGACGTTCCTGTTTTCCGGGGCCCTAATGATCGGAATCAACTGGCTGCAGACCTTTGGGCGATAG
- a CDS encoding DUF47 domain-containing protein, whose protein sequence is MFNLLPREDKFLKMLQDLEMASNRCSRLLKKLVEHRDDEAIVKEAAEEIYRHKREAKKIQETLTQEICRTLITPFDREDLQEFAVALYNIPKLVTKITDRLNTHHMYPYNGDFNKFVELIDRQAEAMSALIRELSGKLNSRTVNAKAAILHELEDQGDVVLGQLIASSFHDIEDVRELILRKDIYEMLEDVTDQYRDAANVAMQIILKHT, encoded by the coding sequence ATGTTTAATCTGCTTCCCCGGGAAGATAAATTTCTTAAAATGCTTCAGGATCTGGAAATGGCCTCCAACCGTTGTTCCAGATTGTTGAAAAAGCTGGTGGAACACCGTGATGATGAGGCCATCGTCAAGGAAGCCGCCGAAGAAATTTACCGGCACAAGCGGGAAGCCAAGAAGATACAGGAAACCCTCACCCAGGAAATCTGCCGCACCCTGATCACGCCCTTCGATCGGGAAGATCTTCAGGAATTCGCCGTGGCCCTGTACAACATTCCCAAGCTGGTCACCAAAATCACCGACCGCCTGAACACCCACCACATGTACCCCTACAACGGGGACTTCAACAAGTTTGTGGAGCTGATTGACCGGCAGGCCGAGGCCATGTCCGCCCTGATCCGGGAACTGTCCGGCAAACTGAACTCCCGCACGGTCAACGCCAAGGCTGCCATTCTGCATGAACTGGAAGATCAGGGCGATGTGGTTCTGGGTCAACTGATTGCCAGCTCCTTTCACGATATTGAAGACGTCCGCGAGCTGATTTTGCGCAAGGATATTTACGAAATGCTGGAAGACGTCACCGATCAGTACCGGGACGCGGCCAACGTGGCCATGCAAATCATTCTGAAGCACACCTAG
- a CDS encoding queuosine precursor transporter has translation MTTWNRFDRSQKIFVWLTAIFVISLFIADEVGAMLFSFRLPFLKDPVLLSAGIIPFPVTFILTDLLNEFYGKQGARFVTWVGFGMCLLAYAYLTVGSWLPVDAGTFIPKPVYLTIYKQYTGMFVASLLAYLIGQMLDIQVFHTIRAITKHRFIWLRATGSTVISQMFDSLIVTTIAFWGQMSLNDMLRLAMGNYTWKFIIAVGITPLLYLGHMILKQLMPQQERQLESVEPEYKS, from the coding sequence GTGACCACCTGGAATCGTTTCGACCGTTCGCAAAAAATATTTGTGTGGCTGACCGCCATTTTTGTCATTTCGCTCTTTATCGCCGATGAGGTGGGGGCCATGTTGTTTTCCTTCCGCCTGCCGTTTTTAAAGGACCCGGTGCTGCTCTCCGCCGGGATTATTCCCTTTCCGGTCACCTTCATCCTCACCGATTTGCTGAACGAGTTCTACGGCAAGCAGGGAGCCCGCTTTGTGACCTGGGTGGGCTTTGGCATGTGCCTGCTGGCCTACGCTTACCTGACGGTGGGCAGCTGGCTGCCGGTGGATGCCGGTACCTTCATTCCCAAGCCGGTGTATTTAACCATTTACAAGCAGTACACGGGCATGTTTGTGGCCTCACTGCTCGCTTATCTCATTGGACAAATGCTGGACATTCAGGTGTTTCACACCATTCGGGCCATTACCAAGCACCGCTTCATCTGGCTGCGGGCCACCGGCTCCACGGTCATTTCCCAGATGTTTGACTCGCTGATTGTGACCACCATCGCCTTTTGGGGCCAGATGTCGCTGAATGACATGCTGCGGCTGGCCATGGGCAATTACACCTGGAAGTTCATCATCGCCGTGGGCATTACCCCCCTGCTTTACCTGGGCCACATGATCCTGAAGCAGCTCATGCCCCAACAGGAACGCCAACTGGAATCCGTGGAGCCCGAGTACAAATCTTGA
- the coaE gene encoding dephospho-CoA kinase (Dephospho-CoA kinase (CoaE) performs the final step in coenzyme A biosynthesis.), with protein sequence MVCRIALTGGIASGKSLAGEYLKSQGIPVIDADDVVHALLREDAELNARIREAFGPAVFDESGAVNRPALGGQVFQHPERRKLLESWIHPKTRQRIEAFFAENADRPAAVAIIPLLFESGLAERYDQVWLLDTEPAVQLARLIQKRRMSEADALARIRSQLGREEKQALTRQHPGGVILPNTGSPEALQEGLAHLLSALASP encoded by the coding sequence ATGGTGTGTCGCATTGCCCTCACCGGGGGGATCGCCAGTGGCAAGTCCCTGGCCGGGGAGTATCTGAAAAGCCAGGGGATTCCGGTGATTGACGCCGATGATGTGGTGCATGCCCTGCTGCGAGAGGATGCGGAACTGAATGCCCGTATTCGGGAAGCCTTTGGCCCGGCGGTTTTTGACGAGAGCGGCGCGGTGAATCGTCCGGCTCTGGGGGGGCAGGTCTTTCAGCACCCGGAGCGGCGCAAGCTGCTGGAAAGCTGGATTCATCCCAAAACCCGACAAAGGATTGAAGCGTTCTTTGCGGAGAACGCGGATCGACCCGCTGCGGTGGCCATTATCCCCCTGCTGTTTGAATCCGGTCTGGCCGAGCGCTACGATCAGGTGTGGCTGCTGGATACCGAGCCTGCCGTGCAACTGGCCCGCCTGATTCAGAAGCGAAGGATGAGCGAAGCGGACGCCCTGGCCCGCATTCGCAGTCAGCTTGGCCGGGAGGAGAAGCAGGCTTTGACCCGGCAACACCCGGGCGGGGTGATTTTACCCAATACCGGCTCACCGGAGGCCCTGCAGGAGGGGTTGGCCCACTTGCTATCGGCACTGGCTTCCCCCTGA
- a CDS encoding putative bifunctional diguanylate cyclase/phosphodiesterase, whose translation MGFPTAFSKLVWQSHGPLAGVMPLASPWLNQTQAAPPLGESSAGPFFSGWMGPLAQQFSQSHLAGLIDFHALGWLLFFCAMLVYALNKEQWLRMQREMRKMAMFDPLTGLHNRALLEETVQEKIRASKDNGKKFALMLGDLDRFQQVNDTLGHQAGDNLLKQVAFRLKNILRSTDFVARLGGDEFAIILDSLDHDGFVNQLAQRIQKTLDEPILLDGMAIKAGISMGIVLYPDDGEDLETLMRHVDIALYRAKERRDCFTFYDADMDEYNRKHMQLQNDLREAIKNQDLEAYYQPKVDCNTHQVKGLEALARWSHPERGMISPAEFIPIAKKNNLIGGLTLMMLEKSIQQISQLYHQGVDILLSVNITEQNLGDMDFPETVAEILLRHNFPPHCLELEITEDVIIDNVKNAARVTEKLKNLGVQISIDDFGTGNSSISYLKKLPINTLKIDLSFIREMNRSPDDAAIVKTTIILSKSLGLSVVAEGVEDELTLQRLNDWGCDLAQGFYVCKPIPQEELIRWLEQGPWKPVIRTQPAQPLSPQAEKEAEDSASNVRPFKRSQAGGME comes from the coding sequence ATGGGTTTCCCCACTGCTTTTTCCAAGCTGGTTTGGCAAAGCCATGGCCCACTGGCAGGGGTCATGCCGCTGGCGAGCCCGTGGCTAAACCAGACACAAGCCGCGCCTCCCCTGGGCGAATCTTCGGCTGGGCCATTTTTTTCCGGCTGGATGGGGCCATTGGCCCAGCAGTTTTCCCAATCTCATCTGGCCGGGCTCATTGATTTCCACGCCCTGGGCTGGTTGCTCTTCTTTTGCGCCATGCTGGTCTATGCGCTGAACAAGGAACAGTGGTTGCGCATGCAACGAGAAATGCGCAAGATGGCCATGTTTGATCCCCTGACCGGGCTGCACAACCGTGCCCTGCTGGAGGAAACGGTTCAAGAGAAAATCAGGGCCAGCAAAGACAATGGCAAAAAGTTTGCCCTGATGCTCGGCGATCTGGATCGCTTTCAGCAGGTAAATGACACGCTGGGCCATCAGGCCGGGGACAATTTGCTGAAACAGGTGGCTTTCCGGCTGAAAAACATTTTACGCAGCACCGACTTTGTGGCCCGACTGGGCGGGGATGAGTTCGCCATCATCCTGGATTCGCTGGATCATGACGGGTTCGTCAATCAGCTGGCCCAGCGCATTCAAAAAACGCTGGATGAACCCATTCTGCTGGATGGCATGGCCATCAAGGCGGGCATTAGCATGGGCATTGTGCTGTACCCGGACGACGGCGAGGATCTGGAAACGCTGATGCGGCACGTGGACATTGCCCTGTACCGGGCCAAGGAGCGCCGGGATTGCTTTACCTTTTACGACGCGGACATGGATGAGTACAACCGCAAACATATGCAATTGCAAAACGACCTGCGGGAGGCCATTAAAAATCAGGATCTGGAAGCCTACTACCAGCCCAAGGTGGATTGTAACACCCATCAGGTCAAGGGGCTGGAGGCGCTGGCCCGCTGGAGTCACCCGGAGCGAGGCATGATCTCTCCGGCGGAATTTATCCCCATCGCCAAGAAGAACAACCTGATTGGCGGGCTGACCCTGATGATGCTGGAAAAGTCGATTCAGCAAATCAGCCAGCTTTACCATCAGGGCGTGGACATCCTGCTATCCGTGAACATTACGGAGCAAAACCTGGGCGATATGGACTTTCCGGAGACGGTGGCCGAAATTTTGTTGCGGCACAATTTTCCGCCGCACTGTCTGGAGTTGGAAATCACGGAAGACGTGATTATTGACAACGTGAAAAACGCCGCCCGGGTCACCGAGAAACTGAAAAACCTGGGCGTCCAGATTTCCATTGACGACTTTGGCACCGGGAACTCCTCCATTTCGTACCTGAAAAAACTGCCCATCAACACCCTGAAAATCGATCTCTCCTTTATTCGGGAAATGAACCGCAGCCCCGATGACGCGGCCATCGTCAAAACCACCATCATCCTGAGCAAGAGCCTGGGGCTATCGGTGGTGGCGGAAGGCGTGGAAGACGAGCTGACCCTGCAGCGCCTGAACGATTGGGGCTGTGATTTGGCCCAGGGCTTTTATGTCTGTAAGCCCATCCCTCAGGAGGAACTGATCCGGTGGCTGGAGCAAGGGCCCTGGAAGCCGGTTATCCGAACACAGCCCGCCCAGCCTCTAAGCCCGCAAGCGGAAAAGGAGGCGGAAGATTCCGCGTCCAACGTGCGCCCCTTCAAGCGCTCTCAAGCCGGGGGTATGGAATAG
- a CDS encoding response regulator — MTSRILVVDDEKDLVNLVRYNLEKNGLQVESAYNGSSVLPLVESFQPNLIILDLMLPDRSGYDICRDLKGNAETRHIPIIMLTARSSEYNRVTGFECGVEDYVIKPFSPKELVLRVKAMLARTSGFRPAEVEGKRIVLGRLKIFPEEFRVLVNDQDVPLTHTEFKILMALASQPNRVKTREQMLETVWQEEAESVMDRTVDAQVKRLRAKLGPARDMVETVRGLGYRITLQSPASEAAPASQQAPEGVQPEAVSAPVTSSS, encoded by the coding sequence ATGACATCCCGCATTCTGGTTGTAGATGATGAAAAAGACCTGGTGAATCTGGTTCGTTACAACCTGGAAAAAAATGGCCTGCAAGTGGAATCGGCTTACAACGGTTCTTCTGTGTTGCCCTTGGTGGAAAGTTTCCAGCCCAACCTGATTATTCTGGATTTAATGCTGCCCGATCGCTCCGGGTACGACATTTGCCGTGATCTGAAAGGCAATGCGGAAACCCGCCATATTCCCATCATCATGCTTACGGCCCGCTCGTCCGAGTACAACCGGGTGACCGGTTTTGAGTGCGGAGTGGAGGATTATGTGATCAAGCCCTTTAGCCCCAAGGAGCTGGTGCTGCGGGTCAAGGCCATGCTGGCCCGGACTTCCGGGTTTCGTCCCGCCGAGGTGGAAGGCAAGCGCATTGTGTTGGGTCGTCTTAAAATTTTCCCGGAGGAGTTTCGGGTGCTGGTCAACGATCAGGACGTGCCGCTGACCCATACGGAGTTCAAGATTTTAATGGCCCTGGCCAGCCAGCCCAACCGGGTCAAGACCCGGGAGCAGATGCTGGAAACCGTTTGGCAGGAAGAGGCTGAGTCCGTCATGGATCGCACCGTGGATGCCCAGGTCAAGCGCCTGCGGGCCAAGCTGGGCCCGGCTCGCGACATGGTGGAGACGGTCCGGGGGCTGGGGTATCGCATCACCTTGCAGTCGCCAGCCAGCGAAGCGGCTCCGGCCAGCCAGCAGGCCCCGGAAGGCGTCCAGCCTGAAGCCGTCTCGGCCCCTGTCACCAGCTCCAGCTAA
- a CDS encoding sensor histidine kinase, translating to MTSHPAPSSKSFSQLKHLFREQHILMMLLKEFRDGILICDRHGQILQVNRSLRQFLQLKDEVVGLQVEAVIQNPVFLNAMHTVLATANTCVEEITLEQGYPQPLFFEAHIVPINIPGFLGSGEPQVRPILPLEAPSPQPVDGCVIICHDITDIRQTERMRRDFVANVSHELRTPLSAIEGYSETLLDGAVDDPAVCLDFIKVIHRHSLRLTQLVEDLLDLSKLESPDYKPEFLPTSIEGLIQQVLTLVQDKADEKKIQISVEISPCLPRALADLSSLQQVLTNLLDNAIKYTPTEGQVMIKARLNERGKIQVDVIDNGMGIDPKYHSRIFERFYRVDKARSREMGGTGLGLSIVKHIVQLHNGEIWVESNDSKGSTFSFTLDPAIPTCLPVA from the coding sequence ATGACCAGCCATCCAGCGCCCTCCTCCAAAAGTTTCAGCCAGCTCAAGCACTTATTCCGGGAGCAGCATATTTTGATGATGTTACTGAAGGAGTTTCGGGATGGCATCCTGATCTGCGACCGACATGGGCAAATTTTGCAGGTAAATCGCTCCCTAAGGCAGTTTTTGCAGCTGAAGGACGAGGTGGTGGGTCTGCAAGTGGAGGCGGTCATCCAGAATCCGGTGTTTTTAAACGCCATGCACACGGTGCTTGCCACCGCCAATACCTGCGTGGAGGAGATCACTCTGGAGCAGGGCTACCCGCAGCCTTTGTTTTTTGAGGCCCATATTGTGCCCATTAACATTCCGGGGTTTCTGGGTTCCGGCGAGCCGCAGGTGCGGCCCATCTTGCCTTTGGAAGCGCCCAGTCCGCAACCCGTAGATGGCTGTGTGATCATCTGTCACGACATTACCGACATTCGCCAGACCGAACGCATGCGCCGGGACTTTGTGGCGAATGTATCTCACGAGCTGCGCACTCCGCTCAGCGCCATTGAGGGCTATTCCGAAACCTTGCTGGACGGGGCGGTGGACGATCCGGCGGTGTGCCTGGACTTTATCAAGGTCATTCATCGGCATTCCCTTCGCCTGACCCAATTGGTGGAAGACCTGCTGGATTTGTCCAAGCTGGAATCCCCCGATTACAAGCCGGAGTTTCTGCCCACCTCCATTGAGGGGCTGATTCAGCAGGTACTGACGCTGGTTCAGGATAAGGCCGATGAAAAGAAGATACAGATCTCGGTGGAAATCAGCCCGTGTTTGCCCAGGGCCCTGGCTGACCTGAGCAGTTTACAGCAGGTGCTGACCAATTTGCTGGATAACGCCATTAAGTACACCCCCACCGAAGGGCAGGTGATGATTAAGGCCCGCCTGAACGAGCGGGGTAAAATTCAGGTGGATGTTATTGATAACGGCATGGGCATTGATCCCAAGTATCACTCCCGCATATTCGAGCGGTTTTACCGGGTGGATAAAGCCCGCTCCCGGGAGATGGGCGGTACCGGGCTGGGTTTGTCCATCGTCAAGCACATTGTGCAGTTGCATAACGGGGAAATCTGGGTGGAAAGCAATGACAGCAAGGGTTCTACCTTCAGCTTTACCCTGGACCCGGCCATTCCCACATGCTTACCCGTGGCTTGA
- a CDS encoding ankyrin repeat domain-containing protein: MQIPTSVYNLRQSRQTATPPESSPRFARQDTKTGKEPDTGKGVQTGKEAETGKESQKGTVLPWMDQVLSQPFFLCSGGGAPFLQGLLEAITQPQGNDQPESSQSPQHKQALLNTFHNLLKTSQAKLSLSESFPLLDSLCAGSPNQKQLAAKLGKAFQITVPDAQARERAQNRLDQFTRILPCKSPELTAFDHLAGQNLLAIMAGEQAEQIPPKPEGYDRLSADEQQALANLIETTPGLDRNRSLQAQRYRNLTQTVTINGYTPLHVAVEYGYLPIVKALLKMPDVNVNARVDEPNGDNILASAVLSGNPEVVQALLAHPDLDVTTRCGRSNKNALESALEFARESFDPDITELLENYIKKSNITLAPGSEAKPGFLDSIWQKIHAPRSEEKPKPDSTGAASSHG; encoded by the coding sequence ATGCAAATACCGACTTCCGTTTACAACTTGCGCCAGTCCAGGCAAACGGCCACCCCGCCGGAAAGCTCTCCCCGTTTTGCCAGACAAGACACAAAAACGGGCAAGGAGCCCGACACCGGGAAAGGCGTCCAAACCGGGAAAGAGGCCGAAACCGGGAAAGAAAGCCAAAAGGGCACGGTATTGCCCTGGATGGATCAAGTCCTGAGCCAGCCATTTTTTCTGTGTTCCGGTGGGGGTGCCCCATTCCTGCAAGGCTTGTTGGAGGCCATTACCCAGCCGCAGGGCAATGACCAACCGGAAAGTAGTCAGTCCCCACAGCACAAACAGGCGCTGCTCAATACCTTTCACAACCTGCTGAAAACCAGTCAGGCCAAGCTCTCTCTCTCTGAGAGTTTTCCGCTGCTGGATTCCCTGTGCGCTGGCAGTCCGAATCAGAAACAGTTGGCCGCAAAGTTGGGCAAAGCGTTCCAGATCACCGTTCCGGATGCGCAAGCCCGTGAACGCGCCCAGAACCGACTGGATCAATTTACCCGGATATTGCCCTGTAAAAGCCCCGAACTGACCGCCTTTGATCACCTGGCAGGCCAAAACCTCCTGGCCATAATGGCCGGGGAGCAAGCGGAACAAATTCCGCCGAAGCCAGAGGGCTATGATCGCTTGAGCGCCGATGAACAGCAAGCGCTGGCCAATTTGATTGAAACAACACCCGGCCTGGACAGAAACCGATCCCTGCAAGCCCAAAGATACCGGAACCTGACCCAGACCGTGACCATTAATGGGTATACGCCCCTTCATGTAGCCGTGGAATATGGATATCTGCCCATTGTGAAGGCCTTGCTCAAAATGCCGGATGTGAACGTAAACGCCAGAGTCGACGAGCCCAATGGAGACAACATCCTTGCCTCGGCGGTTCTGAGTGGAAACCCCGAAGTGGTGCAAGCCCTTTTGGCTCATCCAGACCTTGATGTCACCACTCGCTGCGGTCGTTCCAACAAAAACGCGCTGGAATCCGCCCTGGAGTTCGCCAGAGAGTCCTTCGACCCAGACATTACGGAATTGCTGGAAAATTACATTAAAAAATCAAATATTACCCTGGCACCCGGCTCAGAGGCTAAACCCGGTTTTCTAGACAGTATTTGGCAGAAAATCCATGCCCCCCGCTCCGAGGAAAAGCCCAAGCCAGACTCAACAGGGGCCGCTTCAAGCCACGGGTAA